One window of Triticum dicoccoides isolate Atlit2015 ecotype Zavitan chromosome 5A, WEW_v2.0, whole genome shotgun sequence genomic DNA carries:
- the LOC119302395 gene encoding cationic amino acid transporter 6, chloroplastic-like — MDKGALMTPDSDQGGPDGGSFSSLRSYGRALSQTPRRLARRACAATAPEEEMSRVRARSGAPMARALRWPDLVGLGLGGMVGAGVFVTTGRATRLHAGPGVGVSYAIAGLCALLSAFCYTEFAVDMPVAGGAFSYLRVTFGEFAAFLTGANLIMEYVFSNAAVARSFTAYMGTAVGVDAPSKWRIAVPGLPNGFNQVDLVAVGVILLISVCICYSTKESSKVNMVLTAVHVAFILFIIVMGFWRGDARNLTHPADPTHPGGFFPNGVGGVFSGAAMVYLSYIGYDAVSTMAEEVERPARDIPIGVSGSVIIVTVLYCLMAASMSMLLPYDAIDTEAPFSGAFRGSDGWGWVSNVIGAGASLGILTSLMVAMLGQARYLCVIGRSGVMPAWLAKVHPKTATPVNASAFLGLLTAALALFTELDILLNLVCIGTLFVFYMVSNAVVYRRYVVGATGSSTESGDRQPSAWPTLAFLLAFSLIALSFTLVWKLAPEGGRTRVGLLSACGAAAVATVGAFQALVPQAHTPELWGVPGMPWVPAASVFLNVFLLGSLDRPSYVRFGFFSAAAVLVYVLYSVHASYDAEESATLDGAKVQDEACRV, encoded by the exons ATGGACAAGGGCGCACTGATGACGCCGGACTCCGATCAGGGCGGCCCCGACGGGGGCTCGTTCTCGAGCCTGCGCTCGTACGGGCGGGCCCTGTCGCAGACGCCGCGGCGGCTGGCACGGCGCGCGTGCGCGGCGACGGCGCCGGAGGAAGAGATGAGCCGCGTGCGCGCGCGGTCGGGGGCTCCGATGGCGCGCGCGCTGCGGTGGCCGGACCTCGTGGGGCTCGGCCTCGGCGGCATGGTGGGCGCCGGGGTGTTCGTCACCACCGGGCGCGCCACGAGGCTCCACGCCGGCCCCGGCGTCGGCGTCTCCTACGCCATTGCCGGCCTCTGCGCGCTGCTCTCCGCCTTCTGCTACACGGAGTTCGCCGTGGACATGCCCGTCGCCGGCGGCGCCTTCAGCTACCTCCGCGTCACCTTCG GGGAATTCGCTGCGTTCCTGACTGGGGCGAACCTCATCATGGAGTACGTCTTCTCCAACGCGGCCGTGGCGCGCAGCTTCACGGCCTACATGGGCACGGCGGTCGGCGTGGACGCGCCCAGCAAGTGGCGGATCGCCGTGCCCGGCCTCCCCAACGGCTTCAACCaggtcgacctcgtcgccgtcggggTCATCCTCCTCATCTCCGTCTGCATCTGCTACAG CACCAAAGAGAGCTCCAAGGTGAACATGGTCCTCACGGCCGTGCACGTGGCCTTCATCCTCTTCATCATCGTCATGGGCTTCTGGCGTGGTGACGCGCGCAACCTGACCCACCCCGCCGACCCGACCCACCCGGGCGGTTTCTTCCCCAACGGCGTCGGCGGCGTCTTCAGCGGCGCGGCCATGGTGTACCTGAGCTACATCGGCTACGACGCCGTGTCCACCATGGCTGAAGAGGTGGAGCGGCCGGCGCGCGACATCCCCATCGGCGTTTCGGGGTCCGTCATCATCGTCACCGTGCTctactgcctcatggccgcctccatGTCCATGCTCCTCCCATACGACGCG ATCGACACGGAGGCGCCCTTCTCGGGGGCCTTCAGAGGGAGCGACGGATGGGGCTGGGTGTCCAACGTGATCGGGGCCGGTGCCAGCCTCGGCATCTTGACGTCGCTCATGGTGGCCATGCTGGGGCAGGCCAGGTACCTGTGCGTCATCGGCCGCTCCGGCGTAATGCCCGCCTGGCTCGCCAAGGTGCACCCCAAGACCGCCACCCCCGTCAACGCCTCCGCCTTCCTCG GACTCTTGACGGCTGCGCTGGCGCTCTTCACGGAGCTGGACATCCTCCTCAACCTCGTCTGCATCGGCACGCTCTTCGTCTTCTACATGGTGTCCAACGCCGTCGTATACCGCCGCTACGTCGTCGGCGCAACCGGCAGCAGCACCGAATCCGGGGACCGGCAGCCCAGCGCATGGCCGACCCTCGCGTTTCTCCTCGCCTTCTCCCTCATCGCGCTCTCCTTCACGCTGGTGTGGAAGCTGGCGCCGGAGGGCGGCCGCACCAGGGTCGGGCTCCTGTCGGCGTGCGGCGCGGCGGCAGTGGCCACAGTCGGCGCGTTCCAGGCGTTGGTGCCCCAGGCGCACACGCCCGAGCTTTGGGGCGTGCCGGGCATGCCGTGGGTGCCCGCAGCGTCCGTGTTCCTCAACGTCTTCCTGCTCGGCTCCCTGGACCGCCCGTCCTACGTCCGGTTCGGCTTCTTCTCCGCGGCCGCCGTGCTCGTCTACGTGCTCTACAGCGTGCACGCGAGCTATGACGCCGAGGAGAGCGCCACGCTCGACGGCGCCAAGGTGCAGGACGAAGCTTGCAGGGTGTAG